One genomic segment of Hippoglossus hippoglossus isolate fHipHip1 chromosome 22, fHipHip1.pri, whole genome shotgun sequence includes these proteins:
- the LOC117755730 gene encoding protein FAM163A-like — protein MSAGTIVITGGILAGVILLCIVAVLCYCRLQYYCCKKNDSEVDVGSLVGEDPLSHFPCNACNALAMDGATITPVSLDQLDTGSHHSPCPTCSPRPIHSGLADGMRNGGERLGFHTYYENPSVSLPLSANPQGSSPLSYFGPSDMFPPPPRPYSTQV, from the exons ATGTCAGCGGGAACTATCGTTATAACCGGAGGAATTCTCGCCGGAGTGATACTGCTGTGCATCGTAGCAGTGCTCTGTTACTGTAGACTCCAG TATTACTGCTGTAAGAAAAATGATTCTGAGGTGGACGTGGGCTCCTTGGTGGGAGAGGACCCCCTCTCTCACTTTCCCTGCAACGCCTGCAACGCCCTCGCCATGGACGGCGCCACTATCACCCCCGTCTCCCTGGATCAGCTGGACACGGGTTCCCACCACAGCCCCTGCCCCACCTGTTCGCCGCGCCCCATCCACTCTGGACTCGCGGACGGAATGCGTAACGGAGGGGAGCGGCTGGGCTTCCACACCTACTACGAGAACCCGtccgtctctcttcctctgtccgcCAACCCGCAGGGATCCTCTCCTCTGAGTTACTTCGGCCCCTCGGACATGTTCCCTCCACCGCCGCGCCCCTACAGCACCCAGGTCTGA